The Alkalihalophilus pseudofirmus nucleotide sequence GTTCGTAATCAATATAACCCCTCATTTAGCGTTTTAATTTAGATGTAAATTTATAACGGTCGGCTCGGTACGAAGAACGAACGATCTCAAATGGGGTGCCATTTTTTAAATACGTACATCTTTCAATTAAAAGGATCGGATCACCTTCATTTATTTTTAACAGTTCCACTTCTAAATCATTAGCAAGTGCTGACTCTATTACTTGCGTTGCTTCGCCGATCTCGAGCTGAAGTTTTTCTTCTATATATTGATATAATGACTGGTTAATAATTTCTTCTGTCAGCCCTTTAATCAGGTTGGCAGAGATATAACACGTTTCAAGAGCCATCGGAGTATTGTCAGCCATGCGTATACGTTTGATTTCATATACAGGTGTATATTCAGAAATGTGCAATACGGCCGCAATGTTAGCAGAAGCCGGGATTAATTCAAACGAGATAAGTTTGCTGCTTGGAGTAAGTCCTCTTCCTTTCATATCTTCAGTGAAACTGGTCAATCCTTGGAGAGGCTGTTCAAATTTCTTCTCCGCAATAAATGTTCCGCTCCCTTTTTTACGATAAATCAAGCCGTCATTCACTAGGTTATTAATCGCTTGCCTGATTGTCATTCGGCTCACATCAAACTGCTCTGCATATTCTCGCTCAGGCGGGAGAACGTCTCCTGGCTTTAATTCCCCTTTTTCAATTCGTTCTTTTATATATTCTTCAATCTGGCTGTATATCGGCAGAGGTGAATTTTTATCTATTATCAAAATAAAACCAGTCTCCTTTCTGTTAACGAGTGATTCCTGTCGACATGAGCGCTTCGTTGTCAGCAATAATTGTAACACGAGGGTGTGTTTTTAAAATAGAAGCAGGAAAGTCCTCGCTTGGTAATTGATCTGATAACAATCGTTCGAGCGCCTCACTTTTTGCGTCCCCTGAGACAAGGAGCAAAATTTCTTTACTTGCCATAATTGAGGCAATCCCCATTGTAATTGCATGCTTCGGTACATCATCAATTGAAGGGAAAAAGCGTGCATTGGCTTCTCTTGTCGATTCAGCAAGGGCAACAACATGTGTTTTACTATGAAAGGATGTACCTGGCTCATTAAATCCAATATGTCCGTTCGCACCAATTCCAAGAATCTGTAAATCAATAGAAGCTTCCTTCACTTTTACCTCGTAACGAACACATTCCTCCTCTTTATCCACGGTATCTCCGTTAGGAATATGCGTATGATTTAAAGGAATATCAATATGATTAAATAAGAGATCTTTCATATAAAAATGATAGCTGTTTGGATCTTCCGCCGAAAGCCCGATGTATTCATCAAGGTTAAACGTTGAAATCTGCTGATATGACGTCCCATTTTGCTTGTGATCTTCAATGATATATTGATAGGTGCCCTTAGGCGTACTTCCAGTTGCTAAACCAAGCGTTATCTTAGGGTTAGCTTTTATTTTATCTATAATATAACGAGCACCAGCCTTACTCATTTCTTCATAACTATCTACTCTTACAATATTCATGATTACACTCCTTCTTGGAAAGCAATATGTCCCTTACAAATGGTCAATACAACTTGATTATGCTTGTCTAAAAGGACAAGATCCGCAGCTTTTCCAACGGTAATACTACCTGTGTTATCCCAAAGGCCAGTCTGTTTCGCTGGATTCTCCGCCGTCATTTTTGTTATGTCCCTTAGTGAGCATCCAGTATAAGCGATCATATTTCTTACAGCCTCATCCATTTTCACAATACTTCCAGCGAGCGTCCCATCGGCTAATAATGCTTTGCCGTTTTCTACCTTTACTTCCTGTCCGCCTAAGTCATATGTTCCTTCTCCAAGCCCTTTCGCTCTCATGGCATCTGTAATTAAAATAATCTCATCCGCCCCTTTTGCTCTATAGGTACTCTTCACGACTGTCGGATGAATATGCACACCATCCACAATCATTTCGACCATTAATTCAGAATGGGCTATTGCTGCACCCGCAACACCTGGCTCCCTGTGGTGCAGACCTCTCATGCCGTTATATAAATGGGTGACATGCGATAAGCCTTTATCAATCGCCTCCACAATGACCGGATAAGTGGCATCAGAATGTCCGATCGATACGACCGTGCCATTTTTCTGCAATTCTTCTAAAAAAGCGAGTCCATTCGTTTCTTCTGGTGCCATCGTTACTACTTTAATTTGATGATTTGAACATTCTTGCCATTGATTAAAAAGCTTGATGTCAGGTTCTTTAATATGATGAAGGGGCTGTGCTCCTGCTCGTTTATCCGAAATGAAAGGCCCTTCTAGGTGTACACCTGCCATATCTGAACCAAGATTTGAGGCTTTTACCTCTTTATAGAAAGCCGTTTGTTTTAAAGCCTCTTCGATTAAATCTTCCGATTGGGTGATGGTTGTTGCTAAAAAGCTTGTCGTCCCTTCCCTTGGAAGATACTCAGCAATCACTTTTAACGACTCAACACTGCTATCCATCGTATCAGCCCCATTGGCCCCGTGAATATGAACATCAATAAAGCCAGGAAGCAGCGAATACTCATTGTTATAATCCAAAACTGTGTCCGTTTCAGCGCATTTAAACGCATCCATTGACCCAACCTCTGCAATTTTCCCGTCATGTATTTTGATAAACCCATTTGTAATCAGGTTCATCTCCTCATATATCTCTACATTTGTAATAAAAAGATTCTCTCTCATACCTACTCTCACATCCTTCTCCAAAACAAAACAACTTTTATTTGTCTATACCAATTCTATATTATTTTCTTTGTTAATTCAATAAACGACTGTCATAAGTCTCAAAATAAAATAATAGGTATAGACATCTATACTTTTCTAATGCTACACTAATTTCATCTTTACTACCCTATTATTCGATAAGGAGATGAGGTACATGCTTGCGTTTTTACAAAAAATTGGTAAATCATTAATGCTGCCAATTGCTGTTTTACCAGCAGCTGCACTGTTGCTCAGGCTTGGGCAAGAGGACTTATTAAATATTCCATTTATGGCCGGAGCTGGAGCTGCTATTTTTGACAACCTGGCGTTGATCTTTGCGATGGGTGTGGCAATTGGATTTGCTCACGATAACAATGGATCAGCGGCTCTTGCCGGGGCGATCGGATATTTTGTCTTAGTCAATGGAACACAGGCAATTAACGACAATATTGAAATGGCGATTTTAGGAGGAATTATCTCAGGGATTAT carries:
- a CDS encoding GntR family transcriptional regulator; its protein translation is MIDKNSPLPIYSQIEEYIKERIEKGELKPGDVLPPEREYAEQFDVSRMTIRQAINNLVNDGLIYRKKGSGTFIAEKKFEQPLQGLTSFTEDMKGRGLTPSSKLISFELIPASANIAAVLHISEYTPVYEIKRIRMADNTPMALETCYISANLIKGLTEEIINQSLYQYIEEKLQLEIGEATQVIESALANDLEVELLKINEGDPILLIERCTYLKNGTPFEIVRSSYRADRYKFTSKLKR
- the nagB gene encoding glucosamine-6-phosphate deaminase, whose amino-acid sequence is MNIVRVDSYEEMSKAGARYIIDKIKANPKITLGLATGSTPKGTYQYIIEDHKQNGTSYQQISTFNLDEYIGLSAEDPNSYHFYMKDLLFNHIDIPLNHTHIPNGDTVDKEEECVRYEVKVKEASIDLQILGIGANGHIGFNEPGTSFHSKTHVVALAESTREANARFFPSIDDVPKHAITMGIASIMASKEILLLVSGDAKSEALERLLSDQLPSEDFPASILKTHPRVTIIADNEALMSTGITR
- the nagA gene encoding N-acetylglucosamine-6-phosphate deacetylase, which encodes MRENLFITNVEIYEEMNLITNGFIKIHDGKIAEVGSMDAFKCAETDTVLDYNNEYSLLPGFIDVHIHGANGADTMDSSVESLKVIAEYLPREGTTSFLATTITQSEDLIEEALKQTAFYKEVKASNLGSDMAGVHLEGPFISDKRAGAQPLHHIKEPDIKLFNQWQECSNHQIKVVTMAPEETNGLAFLEELQKNGTVVSIGHSDATYPVIVEAIDKGLSHVTHLYNGMRGLHHREPGVAGAAIAHSELMVEMIVDGVHIHPTVVKSTYRAKGADEIILITDAMRAKGLGEGTYDLGGQEVKVENGKALLADGTLAGSIVKMDEAVRNMIAYTGCSLRDITKMTAENPAKQTGLWDNTGSITVGKAADLVLLDKHNQVVLTICKGHIAFQEGV